The Candidatus Syntrophosphaera sp. region CCGGCAAGATGGTCTCCATCGCCGTGGGGAAATAAAACTTCAGGACCGTATATTGTTAAGGGGCTTCCGCGGATGCCCCTTTTTTTGTTACTCTTTGTCTGTCAATTATGGGAAAGTATCAGAAATCCTGCCTTTCCTGAATTCAGTAATCTTCGATACTTCTCATCAACATTGATGTCACGGATCGACCTCCAGAGTGCAATTCACAGTGAATTCCCTTGGTCCGTCGGAATGTACAATGATATTAGGCTTGACCTTGGTTCTGTAACCCGGCTTGCTTACCCTTACAATGAGAATTCCCGAATTAAAGCCTCTGTACATCTGGTAGAAACCATCCTCATCCGTAGTAGCCGGGAGATTATCGATGTTGACTATCCTTATCTCCGCTCCCTCCAATGGAGTGCCGTACACATCCGTCACTTCTCCCAGCAGCTTGATGGTGCGCAAAATATCAAGATTAGTGTGTGCGCCATGGGAGAACGAGAATCCGAGCAGCACTAAAACCAATAAAATACGTAGAATCTTCATCTCACACCTCTTGATGTTATTCAATTTTGCAGTTTCCTGATCATGACAATTCTTGTCAAGATATATCTGCGATGGAATTCCCCCATTGCCGGATTCTAAACATACGGCGTCCGACACCTCCCAATGTCTGATCAGGCCTGATCCCTGTGCCCTCCGCCCTCTTTTCACCCTGCCTATCACTTCTCTATCAAGCGTCTATCACTTGTCTATTATAGACAAGTGATAGACGCTTGATAGAGAAGTGATAGGGAGCCACAAAAGAGGGAGGGAAGAAAGTGACCCGTCCTGAAATAGGTTGACCAAAAACCTATAGTAAGGAGTATGACCAATGAAGAAAACACGTCCCCAAGTCCGCTACAGCGAAGAGTTTAAACGCACAGTGGTAGAGGAGATCGAGGCAGG contains the following coding sequences:
- a CDS encoding carboxypeptidase-like regulatory domain-containing protein — protein: MKILRILLVLVLLGFSFSHGAHTNLDILRTIKLLGEVTDVYGTPLEGAEIRIVNIDNLPATTDEDGFYQMYRGFNSGILIVRVSKPGYRTKVKPNIIVHSDGPREFTVNCTLEVDP